One window from the genome of Crateriforma spongiae encodes:
- the tsf gene encoding translation elongation factor Ts, whose protein sequence is MTISAKAVAELRKTTGAGMMDCKKALEESGGDIDGALEYLRKKGQKVAEKRADRDANEGVVAIVTDDNKALVLALSCETDFVAKNESFVELATDIAKTALANGASTADEVSAMTYGDTTVAERLVQETGKIGEKIEVSDCQVIEGDNIATYVHAGSKIGVLVAYKDGGKDGASDFFRSVAMHIAAMKPQILHPSEFDPEFVAKETEALRAQIIAENELNEKENLGKPQKNVPQYASRSQLTPEVLAATEEAIKAELKAEGKPEKIWDKIVPGKLERFIADNTLLDQERCLLSQFFALDDSKTVETAVKEFHPDAEVIAFRRVAVG, encoded by the coding sequence ATGACGATTTCTGCTAAGGCGGTTGCCGAACTGCGCAAGACAACCGGCGCCGGAATGATGGACTGCAAGAAGGCGTTGGAAGAATCCGGCGGCGACATCGACGGTGCATTGGAATACCTTCGCAAGAAGGGCCAAAAGGTGGCCGAAAAGCGTGCCGACCGTGACGCCAACGAAGGCGTTGTGGCCATCGTGACCGACGACAACAAGGCGTTGGTGTTGGCCCTCAGCTGCGAAACCGATTTCGTCGCCAAGAACGAATCGTTCGTCGAATTGGCCACCGACATCGCCAAGACCGCCCTGGCCAATGGCGCGTCCACCGCCGACGAAGTCAGCGCAATGACCTATGGCGACACCACCGTGGCCGAACGCTTGGTCCAGGAAACCGGCAAGATCGGTGAAAAGATCGAAGTCAGCGATTGCCAAGTCATCGAAGGTGACAACATCGCGACCTACGTCCACGCCGGCAGCAAGATCGGCGTCCTGGTCGCTTACAAGGACGGTGGCAAAGACGGTGCCAGCGATTTCTTCCGCAGCGTTGCCATGCACATCGCCGCGATGAAGCCGCAGATTTTGCACCCCAGCGAATTTGATCCGGAATTCGTCGCCAAGGAAACCGAGGCTCTGCGGGCACAAATCATCGCCGAAAACGAGCTGAACGAAAAAGAAAACCTGGGCAAGCCGCAGAAGAACGTGCCCCAGTACGCCAGCCGCAGTCAGCTGACCCCCGAAGTCTTGGCCGCGACCGAGGAAGCGATCAAGGCCGAACTGAAAGCCGAAGGCAAACCGGAAAAGATCTGGGACAAGATCGTGCCCGGAAAGCTGGAACGCTTCATCGCCGACAACACCTTGCTGGACCAAGAACGCTGCTTGCTTAGCCAGTTTTTCGCGCTCGACGACAGCAAGACCGTCGAAACCGCGGTCAAGGAATTTCATCCCGACGCCGAAGTCATCGCGTTCCGCCGCGTCGCCGTCGGCTGA
- the rpsB gene encoding 30S ribosomal protein S2: MIEAGVHFGHRTSLWNPKMAPYIFGRKNQIHVLDIRETLRGLLRAKKYLSQVAAGGSLILFVGTKRQAGEAIESESLRCGMPFVSERWLGGTLTNFRTIRSRLGRLEELEALRSSDDINNYSKKMQSSLTREYRKMYRNLNGLRTMNRLPEAMFIVDPGKERNAVREAKRLGITTVALIDTDSDPSQIDLPIPGNDDGIRSIELILHQLADAVNQGKGHAQTEAATSGQAQPAAEAQPAAAAAPAPEATPES, translated from the coding sequence ATGATCGAAGCCGGTGTCCACTTCGGTCACCGCACCAGCCTTTGGAACCCGAAGATGGCACCGTACATCTTCGGCCGCAAGAACCAGATCCACGTGCTGGATATCCGCGAAACCCTGCGTGGTTTGCTGCGGGCCAAGAAATACCTGAGCCAAGTCGCCGCCGGCGGCAGCCTGATCCTGTTCGTCGGTACCAAACGTCAAGCCGGCGAAGCGATCGAAAGCGAATCGCTGCGTTGCGGCATGCCGTTCGTCAGCGAACGTTGGTTGGGTGGCACGTTGACGAATTTCCGTACCATCCGCAGCCGACTTGGCCGCTTGGAAGAACTGGAAGCCCTGCGTAGCAGCGACGACATCAACAACTACAGCAAGAAGATGCAGTCGTCGCTGACCCGCGAGTACCGCAAGATGTACCGCAACCTGAACGGCTTGCGGACCATGAACCGCTTGCCCGAAGCGATGTTCATTGTCGACCCCGGCAAGGAACGCAACGCGGTCCGCGAAGCCAAGCGTTTGGGCATCACCACGGTCGCCCTGATCGATACCGACAGCGATCCGTCGCAAATCGATTTGCCGATCCCCGGCAACGATGACGGGATCCGCAGCATCGAATTGATCCTGCACCAACTGGCCGACGCGGTGAACCAAGGCAAGGGCCACGCACAAACCGAAGCCGCCACCTCCGGCCAAGCTCAACCGGCTGCCGAAGCACAGCCTGCTGCTGCCGCCGCACCGGCCCCCGAAGCCACCCCGGAATCGTAA